DNA sequence from the Acidothermus cellulolyticus 11B genome:
GGACGTACCAGAACGCCAGCGCCACCAGCGGCGGATACAGACCGCCGCCAAGGATGACGAGTGAGAGCGGGACGGGTCCCATCGTGGCGGTGGCCAGCGTCGGTAGCAGCACGACGAGGAGCGGGTAGAGCGCGACGAGTGCGGCGGCGGGCGCGAGCACGCTGAGACTCAGGCCGAGCTGCGCGCGCATCAGGGAGCGCAGCAGGGTTTCGCCGTAACTGCTCGCGGAGTAGAGGTCCTCGACCGCTGGGTATCGGCGGCCGGCGGCCTGTCGCGGTGACGCGACGACGATCTCGCGGCGCGGATGCTGGGTCACGGCGCCTCCTCCCGGGGTGCGCGGCCGTGGAACAGCCGTTCCCGGAAGTCTCGGAGGTGACGGCGGCTCACCGGCAGGTGGTGGCCGCCGACGAGCACGCTGGTCTGACCGTCGCGGGTAGCGATCTCCCGGACCGCGCGCAGCGCCACCAGATGGCTGCGGTGAATGCGTGCGAAACCGTGCGGTTCCCAGCGCTCGGCGAGGACAGCGAGCGGCACTCGCACGAGGTAGCTGTGCCCATCATGAGTGTGCACCCGAACGTAGTCGCCGGCCGCCTCCACCCACTCGACCTCCGATCGGTCGATGAGCACGGTCCGGCCTGGGAGATCAGCGGCCAGGGTGGCGAACTGCTCGCCGCTGTCGCGATTGGCGGTCGACGTGCGGCCGGTGACCCTGGCCAGTGCGGCCGACAGCCGGTGGACATCGAACGGTTTGAGAACGTAGTCGACGGCCTGGACGCCGAAGGCGGCGACCGCATATTTCTCGTGGGCCGTGACGAACACAACCGCGGGCGCCCGGGCGAACCGGTTGAGCACACCGGCGAGTTCGAGGCCGTCCAGGCCGGGCATGACGACGTCGAGGAACACGACGTCCACGTCGTCGTGTTCGAGGCATCGCAACGCCTCCGCCGCATCGTGGGCGGCGTAAATTGTGCCGACCGCGGGGCACTGCCGCAGCGAATACACCAACTCGTCGAGCGCCGGCGGTTCGTCGTCCACTGCGAGAACGGACAGCTGCGTGGTCACGAGGACACCCCCGCAAGGATCGCCGCGTGGTATTTCGGCACTCGGAACGTGACGCGCGTTCCGGCGCCGGGGCCGGTCTCGATGACCAGGCCGTACGAGTCGCCGAAGACCTTCCGGAGCCGCTCATCGACGTTGCGCAAGCCGATCGCCTCCTCGTCGGTCGTGCCGGCGAGAATGCGGCGGAGGCGCCGGGGATCGGCTCCGACCCCGTCGTCGTCCAAGCAGACGAGGACTTCGCTGTCCGCGTCCTATATGGAAATGTCCAGCCGACCGGATTGCTTGGGTTCGAGCCCGTGACGGATCGCGTTCTCCACCAGGGGTTGCAGGATCAAGGACGGGACCCGGACGGCGAGGACCTCCGGAGCAACGCGCAATGTGACGGCGAAGCGGTCGCCGAATCGGGCCTGCTCCAGTTCGAGATACAGCTCGACGAGGCGCAATTCTTCGGCCATGGTGGCAAATTGGCCGTGGCTGCGGAAGCAGTAGCGGGTGAAGTCGGCGAAGCCGACGAGAAGGCGACGGGCACGCTCCGGATACGACCGGACGAACGATTCAATCGCTGTCAAGGCGTTGTAGAGAAAATGCGGCGAGATCTGCGCTCGGAGGAAGCGGAGTTCAGCACGGGTCGCGCGCTCCTTTGACCGGTCGAGTTCGGCGAGCTTCAGCTGAGTGCAGAGAAACTCAGCGACTTCGCCGGTAAGGCGCAGGAGTCCGGCTCCGGCGGCGGCGTCGACCGCAGCCAGTGCGCCGAGAACTTTTCCTCCGATGCTGAGCGGGACGACGACGGCGCTCTGGAGGGCACAGCCGGCGCCCGATGCGCACTCGAGGGTACCCGCCGGCAGAACCTCGGGTCGGCCGGTGGCGATAGTCCGGCGTAGCGCGGAGTCCAGGAGAGCTCGGTGCGCATCGTCGACGCCGTCCGCCGCCAGAACTCCCTCGCCGTCGACGAGAAGGACGCCTCTGGTGCCGAGCAGGGCCCGCAGGTGGGGGATCGCGGCCCCGGCTCCCTCGGCGGTCAAGCCGATGCGAAGCGCCGGCGCCGCGAGGTTGGCGGTCCGCAGCACCCGGTACGTCGCGCGCTGGTCTGTCGTACCGAGTGCTCGGTCGCCCCGCAGGCCGTACCGGAAAATGATGACGACGGCGCCGACCATAATCACCGCGGCGATCCAGAGGCCGACGTTCTTCACCGTCACCCCCGTCCGCACGCCGAGGACTTTCTGCCCGAAGTATGACACTGACCAGCCGATCGAGGAAATCCGCGACGCCGTCACTTTCGGCCGACGGCTGACTGCCGTTCGGCGCCCGCTGATGCACGTTCGGCGCAGGTCAGGCGCTGTTTGGCGATTGGCCGGCGCGCACTCGTTGCCGGGACCGCTGGGGAACTTCAACGATTCTTGCGAGATCTCGTGGATGCTCCGGTGGCCGGCGACGTATTCGACGGCCGGATCGTCCCGGGAGGCATTGGGCGGTCGCCGACAGGGCGACAGGAAAGGGAGGGTGACGTGTCCACGACCGTGGAATCCGGAAGGCTGGAACACGAGCAGCAGACGAAAGTGACGGGGATGCCGGCGCCGGCAGACCCGGCACCGCTTGGTCTCGCCGGTTTCGCACTCACAACATTCCTGCTCTCGGCAAAGAACGCGGGTTGGACGCACGGCACGGATGCCTGGCTCGGCTACGCATTCGCGTACGGCGGTCTCGTCCAGTTGCTCGCCGGCATGTGGGAATTCCGCAACCGTAATGTTTTCGGTGCCACGGCATTTTCGACATACGGCGGCTTCTGGATCGGCCTCGGCCTTTACGTCAAGCTTGTCGCGCCCACCGCGCAGAATGGCTCGCAGGTCAGTAATGACCTCGCGTGGATTCTCCTTGCGTTTCTGATTTTCAACAGCTACATGCTGCTCTGGAGCCTGTGGACGAACTGGGCGGTATTCGGGGTGTTCCTCACCTTGGAGGTGACCGAGCTCGTGCTGGTCATCGGGAACTTCAACGAGAACAGCAATGCCGTCAAGGCCGGTGGAGTGATCGGCGTCATCACCGCCGCGGTGGCGTGGTACACCTCGGCTGCCGGCGTTATCAACGGCATGGTGGGCCGTTCTCTGCTGCCGGTTGGATCGCCGCCGGCCGGGAATGTGGGTCGGGCGGCACCGGCTGTCACTCCGCAACCGGTTCCGCAACGCTAGGAGCGAATACGGCATGCATACGCGACGAAGAGGGGACGAAGGGAGCAGGTGATGGTGGCAGCAGATGATCGGGACACTCGTGCGGATGTCCCCGAGGTGGAGGTGTCCGAGGCGCAGATCGCGGTGCACTGGCGGGAGGAACCGTATTATTACCCGTCGGCCAAGTTCATCGCGCAGGCGAACGCGGGGGATCCGGCGATCCTGGAGCGTTTCAGTGAGCAGAATTTCCCCGAGTGCTTTCGGGTCTACGCCGATCTCCTGAGCTGGGACGCCTACTGGCACACGACGCTCGACACGAGCAATCCACCGTTCTGGAAGTGGTTCGTCGGCGGCCGGCTCAACGCCTGCTACAACTGCGTCGATCGCCATTTGGCGGCGTCCGCGAACAAGGCGGCGTTCATCTGGGTTCCCGAACCGGAGAACGAGCCGACGCTGGCGCTCACCTACCAGGAGTTGTATCGACGGGTGAACGAATTCGCCGCACTGCTCCGCGACTTCGCCGGGGTGAAGACCGGAGACCGGGTGACGCTCCACTTGCCGATGGTGCCGGAATTGCCGATTGCCATGCTCGCCTGCGCCCGGCTCGGCGCCATCCATTCCCAGGTCTTCGCCGGCTTCAGCGGTGCCGCGTGCGGGGACCGGATCGCCGACGCAGAGAGCAAGGTGCTCATCACCATGGACGGGTACTACCGGGCCGGCGACTTGCTCGACCATAAGGTGAAAGCCGATGAGGCGGTGGCCCGTGCCGCCCAACAGGGGTGCACGGTGGAGAAGGTGCTCGTCTTCCGCCGCCACGCCGGGCAGTACGCGTCCAAGAGCCCCATGGTCGACGGACGCGATTTCTTCGTCGACGACATTCTGCCGCAGTTCCGGAATAAGCTCGTCGCTCCGGTCTCCATGCCGGCCGAGTCCACGTTGTTTCTCATGTACACGAGCGGTACGACAGGCCGGCCGAAGGGGTGCCAGCACTCCACCGGCGGTTATCTCAGTTACGTGGCTGGGACGTCGAAGTACTACCTCGACATCCACCCGGAGGACACCTACTGGTGCTTCGCCGATATTGGGTGGATCACCGGGCACAGTTACATCGTGTACGGTCCATTGGCGCTGGGCACGACGAGTGTGATGTACGAAGGCACGCCGACGTATCCGGACGCCGGCCGCCCGTGGCGGATTGCCGAGCGCCTCGGCGTGAACATCTTCCACACGTCACCGACAACGATCCGCATGCTCAGGAAGGTGGGGCCGGACGAGCCAGCCAAATACAACTACCACTTCAAGCTGATGACCACCGTCGGTGAGCCGATCGAACCGGACGTCTGGCGCTGGTATTACGACGTGATTGGGAAAGGCGAAGCCGTCATCACCGACACGTGGTGGCAGACCGAGACCGGCGGTTTCCTCGGGTGCCAGCTCCCCGCGCTGGCGCCGATGAAGCCGGGCAGCTGCGGCCCTGGTGTACTCGGCGTCTTCCCGGTCATTTACGACGAGAACGGCGAGGTGGTGCCGCCGGGCAGCGGCCGGGCCGGCAATATGTGCATCCGCAACCCATGGCCTGGTGTATTCCAGGGCATTTGGAAGCAGCCGGAACGGTTCGTGCAGACCTACTACGCCAAGTACTGCCGCAACCCCGAGAGCAAGGACTGGCGGGATTGGCCGTATTTCTCCGGTGACGGCGCTGTGCAGGCCGCCGACGGTTACTTCCGGATCCTCGGCCGGGTGGACGACGTCATCAATGTGGCCGGGCACCGGCTCGGCACCAAAGAACTGGAATCCGCGACGCTGACCGTGCCGGAGATCGCGGAGGCAGCCGCGGTCCCGGTGATGGACGAGCTCCGGGGTCGGGCGGTGGAGATGTACGTGACGCTCAAACCCGGCGTGGCGGCAAGTACCGAGATCACGGAGAAGGTCACCAAGGCGATCGAGACGGAGATCGGTAAGATCGCCCGACCCAAGAGCATCTGGATCGTCAGTGATCTGCCGAAGACGCGGTCGGCGAAAATCATGCGCCGGATTCTGGCTGGGATCTCCAACTTCACCGACGTCGGCGACACGACGACGCTGGCCAACCCCGAGGTCGTCGAGGAGATTCGGCGGGCGGTTCAGAAGGCGAAGATCGACCGTGGCGAGGTGCCGCGGCAGCTTACCCCGGAGGAACTCGAAGAGATCCGCGCCTTCGGCCGGGTGGAGTAGCGGGGGCGGCAACCGAGGCGTTGCGCGCCGGCCGGCGGTACGTACACTCGCCGCGTGACCGCAACGGCACCTGACGGCGCGCAACGCCTCGACGCCGGCGTAGCGATCCGGGTCATCCCGTGCCTTGACGTTGACGCCGGGCGGGTGGTCAAAGGCGTCAACTTCGTCCACCTCCGTGACGCCGGCGACCCGGTGGAATTGGCCGCCGCCTACAACGCCGAGGGTGCCGACGAGCTGGTCTTCCTCGACATCACGGCAAGCAGCGGCGACCGCGAGACCATGTACGACGTCGTCCGCCGTACGGCCGAGCAGGTCTTCATCCCCCTGACCGTCGGCGGCGGGGTCCGCAGCGTCGCGGATTTCGACCGGCTGCTGCGGGCCGGAGCCGACAAGGTGGGGGTCAACACGGCGGCCATTGCCGATCCCCGGCTGCTGGCCGAAGGCGCCGACCGGTTCGGTGCGCAGTGCGTCGTCCTGTCCATCGACGCCCGCCGCCGGCCGGACATGCCGTCCGGATTCGAGGTGACCACCCACGGCGGCCGGCGTTCCGCGGAGCTCGACGCGGTCGAGTGGGCGATCCGCGCCGTCGACCTTGGAGCGGGGGAAATTCTCCTCAATTCGATGGACGCAGATGGAACCCAGGCGGGTTTCGATCTCGAGCTCATCCGTGCCGTGCGGTCGGCGGTCAACGTTCCGATTATTGCGAGCGGTGGCGCAGGCCGAGCAGCCGATTTTCCACCTGCGATCGCGGCTGGGGCAAACGCCGTTCTGGCGGCGAGCGTGTTTCATTTCGGCCTGCTGCGCATCGCAGACGTGAAAGACGCCCTTCGCCAGGCGGGATATCCGGTCCGCGACGCGACGTCCGCGCTGCGGGACCCCGGCCCGGCGCGCCACGACCCGGGCCCGGCGTAGCCGGTGACCCCGGCCGGGCGAGCCCAGACCGACCGTGGCGGAACGCCGGCGAGCCGGCAGAATGAGCACATGACCCGACGTCCTTCCAACCTCGACCCGGCGATTGCCGCGCGGCTCAAGCGCGACGAGCACGGCCTTTTCCCCGCGGTGGCCCAGCAGTACGACACCGGCGAAGTCCTCATGGTGGGCTGGATGGACGACGAAGCGCTGCATCGCACGCTCACCACCGGACGGTGCACGTACTGGAGCCGGAGCCGCCAGGAGTACTGGGTCAAGGGGGAGACGTCCGGTCACCAGCAGTGGGTGAAGTCTGTGGCGCTCGACTGCGACGGCGACACGGTCCTCGTCAAGGTTGACCAGATCGGCGCAGCGTGTCACACCGGGGACCGCACGTGCTTTGACGCCGGGCAGTTGCCCGCCGTCGTCGGCGAGCCACCCACACCGGTCGGCGCCGGTGAGCGGCAGCCGGCCTCCGGCACGGCGGACGCCGCACCGTGACGACGCTCGCCACCCGTCCGCCGACCGATTCGGGCATTCGCCGGCTGACCCGGCGGTTATTGGCGGACGGCGAAACCGCAATCGGCCTCTACCGGAAGCTCGCCGGCGACCGTCCGGGGACGTTCCTGCTGGAATCCGCCGAGAGCGGCAGATCCTGGTCGCGTTATTCCTTCGTCGGGGTGCGCAGCGCCGCTGTGCTGACGGAGCGCGGGGGCCGAGGGCACTGGCTGGGCACGCCGCCGCCCGGCGTTCCCACCGACGGCGACCCGCTGGCCGTCCTGGCGGGGACGCTCGACGCGCTGCGTACGCCGCGCGATCCGCAGTTGCCGCCGCTTGCCGGCGGGTTGGTCGGTTTCATCGGCTACGACATGGTCCGGCGCCTCGAGCGCCTTCCCCAGACGACAGTCGACGACCTCGGCCTGCCGGAGCTGCTCCTCCTTCTGGTCACGGACCTTGCCGTCTTGGACCACTACGACGGCAGTGTGCTGCTCATCGCCAACGTGTTGCCGGGTGATTCGGTGGACGCCGCGGCGGCGCGGCTTGACGAGATGACGTCCGCGCTGCGGCGTCCCGCACCATCGACGGTCACCGTGGTCGACCAGGTGCCGGCACGCGAGCCGCTGCGGCGCACCGCCAGCGACGAGTACTGCGCATGGGTGGAGCGGGCCCGGGAGTACATCCGGGCCGGCGACATTTTCCAGGTCGTTCTCAGTCAGCGTTTCGAGATGACGACGACGGCGTCGGCATTGGACATTTACCGGGTGCTGCGGACCCGCAATCCCAGTCCGTATCTTTTTCTCCTGCGGTTCGAGGGTTTCGACGTCGTCGGATCCAGTCCCGAGGCGCACGTGACCGTGAAGGACGGCCGCGCGACCATGCACCCGATCGCTGGCAGCAATCCCCGTGGGGCTACTCCCGAGGAAGACGCTGCGCTTGCCGCTGCGCTGCTTGCGGATCCGAAAGAACGTGCGGAACACGTGATGCTCGTCGATTTGGCCCGTAATGACCTGGGCAGGGTGTGTGCGCCCGGCACGGTCGAGGTCGTGGATTTCATGGCGGTCGAGCGCTACAGCCACATCATGCACTTGGTCTCCACCGTGGTTGGGCAGGTTGCGCCGGGACGGAATGCGCTCGACGTTCTAACGGCGACATTTCCAGCCGGCACGCTCTCCGGTGCGCCCAAGGTACGGGCGATGGAAATCATCGAGGAATTGGAGCCGACCCGCCGCGGCCTCTACGGCGGCGTTGTCGGGTACGTCGATTTTGCCGGCGACCTCGACACCGCGATTGCGATTCGTACCGCGTTGCTGCGCGACGGCACCGTCTACGTTCAGGCCGGAGCGGGATTGGTTGCCGATTCCAACCCGGTGAGAGAAGACCAGGAATGTTGCAACAAGGCCAACACGGTGCTGTCCGCGGTGACGATCGCCGAAACGCTGCATCCCGCCGGCTGACGGAATTCACCCTCACGATCGGCGGTCTGGTCGTCGTCGGCGGCCTTTTGCTCATTGCCGGCGGCCGGCCGTGGATCCGCTTCACGACGGTGAGCGCCGCCGGACTGCGCCTGTCGGCGGTCGCGACCGGGCATGACGCCGCGGGTACCGCGTACGCCGCGGGATTCGTCTTCCTTGCCGCAGCGGCCGCGATGCCGGCGGTCCGGGCCTGGCTTCGGCGTCTTCTGGGAATTCTGATCGGGCTGACGGCCGCGGCGACGGTGGCGACCTGCGGGTCGGTGCTCGCACACCCGGCCCGGGCGGCCGCCAGCCGGGCGGAGGCGGTCTCCCAACTCCGACCGCCGGTGATCACGGCGACGTCCGTCATGATCTGGCCGTGGCTGGCCGGCGCCGGTGCGCTGATCGCCATCGCGCTCGCTGTGCTGGTCGCGGTGCGGTCCGCTCCCTGGCCGGCGATGGGCCGGCGTTACGACCGTGCGCCGCAGGATCGGCGTCCCCCTACAGCCGGACCTGCACGTTCCGCCCCGGAGGCGTCGGCGTGGGACCGACTCGACCGCGGCGAGGACCCGACGGTGTGACAAAATCCTCCGCAAGTAGGGCGATCGAGAGGACCCCATGCGTGGCCACGGTGTAACGAACGCTACCCTGGGCGAGTTCCTCAGTCCGAGGAATCACGTGTTCCGCCCGCAGCGCGGGAGCGGAACAGCGTCGGTCGGAGGGTCCGTGCCGGTGAGCCTGCTCGACGACATCATGGCCGGTGTCCGGGCGGACGTCGCTGCGCGGCAACGTCTCGTGCCGTTGGACCAACTCAAGGCTCGTGCCGCCGGCCGGCCCCGTCCGCTGGACGGCGTCGCCGCCCTCAAGCGGGACGCGGTCACGGTCATCGCCGAGGTGAAACGGTCGAGTCCGTCTCGCGGCGATCTCGCGCCGATCCCCGATCCAGCTGCGCTCGCCCGCGAGTACGCCGCAGGCGGCGCCGCGGCAATCAGCGTGCTCACCGAGCCGCGCCGATTCCACGGTTCGCTGGCTGATCTCGAGGCCGTCCGGCAGGCCGTTGAGATTCCCGTGCTCCGCAAGGATTTCATCTACTGCTCGTACCAGCTCTGGGAAGCGCTGGCCTACGGCGCGGATCTCGTGTTGCTGATCGTCGCAGTGCTCGATCAGAGCGCGCTGGTGTCCCTGATTGAACGGGCGGAATCTCTCGGCCTCACCCCGCTCGTCGAAGTGCACACGGCCGAAGAAGTCAGTCGTGCCGTGGACGCCGGTGCGCGGATCATCGGCGTGAATGCCCGCGACCTGCGGACCTTCGAGGTCGACCGCGACCTTTTCGGACGGCTGGCGCCGCGGATTCCCAACGGAATCGTCAAGGTCGCCGAGTCGGGGGTGCGCGGACCGCGAGATCTCCTCGCGTATGCGGCAGCCGGGGCTGACGCCGTCCTGGTCGGGGAAGGACTGGTGACCGACCGGAACCCCCGGCAAGCCGTCGCCGAACTCGTCACGGCCGGCGCGCACCCGGCTCTCCGGCACGAGGCCATCTAGCCGTGGCCGATCGGAGGCGCTGGTGAGCGGCGTCCGACCAGCGTTGCCGGATGCCGCCGGGCATTTCGGCCCGTTCGGCGGGCGCTTCGTACCGGAGGCGCTCGTCGCGGCACTGGACGAGCTCGCCGCTGCACACGCGGTGGCGATGGCCGATCCGGATTTCCAGCGCGAACTACGGCAGCTGCTCACGTCCTACGCCGGCCGGCCGACACCGATCACCGAGGCGCGGCGGTTCTCCGAGCACGCCGGCGGAGCCCGCATTCTGCTGAAACGCGAGGACCTGACGCACACCGGCTCCCACAAGATCAATAACGTGCTGGGGCAGGCACTGCTCACTGTCCGGATGGGCAAGAAGCGGGTCATCGCCGAGACCGGGGCAGGCCAGCATGGCGTGGCGACCGCTACGGCTGCGGCGCTCTTCGGCTTGGACTGCACGATCTACATGGGCGAGGAGGACACGCGCCGGCAGGCCCTGAACGTGGCCCGGATGCGGTTGCTCGGCGCGGACGTCGTCCCGGTCGACGCCGGTACCCGCACGTTGAAAGATGCGATAAACGAGGCATTCCGCGACTGGGTGACGACCGTCGAATACACCCACTACGTCTTCGGCACGGTGGCCGGCCCGCATCCTTTTCCCGCGGTGGTCCGCGATTTTCAGCGGATCATCGGCGACGAGACGCGGACCCAGGTGCTCGACGCTCTCGGACGGTTGCCGGACGCGGTGGTCGCCTGTGTCGGCGGCGGGTCCAATGCCATTGGGATTTTCACCGCCTTCCTTGCGGATCCGCAGGTCCGGCTGTACGGATTTGAAGCCGGCGGGGAGGGGATCGAGACGGGTCGGCATGCGGCGACGTTGAGCGCCGGGAGCCGGGGCGTCCTGCACGGCGCCCGCACCTACGTGCTGCAGGACGCCGACGGCCAGACCCGCCCGTCGCATTCCATTTCCGCGGGGTTGGACTACCCGGGCGTCGGGCCGGAACACGCGTGGCTGCGGGAAACCGGACGGGTCTGCTACCAGCCGGTCACCGACGCCGAAGCGATGGACGCGTTCCGGCTTCTGGCCCGCACGGAGGGCATTCTCGCGGCGTTGGAGAGCGCGCACGCCCTGGCCGGCGCGTTACGGGTCGGGCGGGAGCTTGGCCCCGGGAGTGTCGTGGTCGTCAGCTTGTCGGGGCGCGGCGACAAAGACGTGCAGACCGCGGCCCGGTGGTTCGGCCTTGATGCGTCGGACAGGTCCAGCAGGTCGGCCGCGTACCGCCGGCCGGGCTCCGGCGTGGACGTCCCCGGCAGGCCGATGTGACCGCCGTCGGTGAGGCTTTGCGCCGGTGCCGCGCGGAGGGCCGTGCCGCGCTGGTGGGTTACCTGCCGGCGTGTTTCCCGGACGTCGAGCGCGGCATCGCGAACCTCCAGGCCCTCCTCGACGGAGGCGTCGACATCCTGGAAATCGGCTTGCCGTACAGCGATCCCGTCCTCGATGGGCCGGTTATCGCCCGGGCCGCCGACGTGGCGCTCCGCGCCGGTTCCACGACGGCTGCCGTCCTGCGCACCCTCGAAGCGGTCGCGGCTTCCGGAGCCGCAGCCGTAATCATGACGTATTGGAATCCCGTCGAGCAGTACGGCGTCGACCGGTTCGCCGCAGCAGTGGCCGCCGCGGGAGGAAGCGGCCTCGTCACACCGGACTTGCTGCCCGATGAAGCGGAAGCCTGGCTGGCAGCCAGTGATGCACATGGCCTGGATCGGATTTTTCTCGTCGCCCCAAGCTCGACCGACGAACGGATCGCGTTGACCGTCCGGTTCTGCCGTGGGTTCGTCTATGCGGCGTCCGTGATGGGTGTCACCGGCGTCCGGGAGCGGGCAAGCGTCCAAGCCCCGGAGCTGGTCGCCCGGGTCCGCCGTTATACGTCACTGCCGGTTGGTGTCGGACTCGGCGTGGGCACGGCCGAGCAGGCGGCGGAGGTCGCCCAGTACGCTGACGCGGTCATCGTCGGTTCCGCGTTCGTGCGGTGTGTCTTCGACGCCGGGGACGACGCTCCGGCCGCGCTCCGCAAGCTCGCGGCCGACCTTGCCGCCGGGGTGCGCAGGATGCCGGCAACCGGGTAGCGTCGAAGTCGCGATGCACACACCCTTGGCCTACCTGCCGAGTCCGAGCCGCGGTGTTTGGCACCTCGGGCCGTTGCCGATCCGCGCATACGCCCTCTGCATCATCCTGGGAATCATCGTTGCCGTTGCGGTGACCGACCGGAGGTGGCGCAACCGCGGCGGTTCTCCCGGTACGGTCGGCACGCTCGTCACCTGGGCCATCCCGTTCGGCTTGGTCGGCGCGCGGCTGTACCACGTGGTCACCGATCCGGAGCTGTACTTCAAGCCGGGTCGCGACTGGGTCCGGGTGTTTTACATCTGGGACGGCGGTCTGGGCATCTGGGGTTCGATCGCCCTTGGAGCGCTCGGCGTGTGGATCGCCTGCCGTCGCTACGGCATTGCGTTCCCGGCGTTCGCGGACGCCGCAGCCCCCGGAATCGCGTTCGCACAGGCCATCGGCCGGTGGGGGAATTACTTCAACCAGGAGCTCTACGGCAAACCGACGACGATGCCGTGGGGTCTGCGGATTGACGGAGCGCATACGGCGTCCGGCCTGCCGGGGATTTACCAGCCGACCTTCCTCTACGAATCGCTGTGGGACGCCGGAACCGCGGTTTTTGTGCTCTGGGCGGATCGGCGGTTCCGGCTCGGTCATGGCCGGGCGTTTCTGCTGTACGCCGCGACGTACACGGTCGGCCGCGGGTGGATCGAGTACCTTCGAGTCGATCACGCCAACCACATCCTCGGGTTGCGCCTCAATGACTGGACGAGCATGCTCGTCTTCCTCGGCGCGGTGATTGCTTTCGTTGTGAGTGCGCGGCGCAGCCCAGGCCGTGAAGTGGTGGTCGAGGGATTACGTTCCGGCAGTACGCCGCCGGGCGTGGCTGCTGCCGACAGCAGCGGCGTCCCGGGCGGGTATGCGCCGGGCGCGGTGAGCAATTCGGCCGGCGAGGCGTCGTCTGCCGTGGCTGTCGACGTCGGGCCGCCCGGATCAGCACCGCCCCCAGGCGCGGATGGATCGGAGGTGGAGCGGTGACGGCTGAGCGGACGAACGAGATGGCCGCTGACACGCCCCGGGCGGAGATCCATCACGATCACCGGGACGTGACCGGCGGGTGGTTGCGCCCGGCCGTGTTCGGCGCCATGGATGGAATGATCTCCAATGTCTCGTTGATCGCTGGCTTTGTTGGGGCAAGTGCGACACCGCACCTGGTGATTTTGAGCGGACTTGGCGGGCTGGTCGCCGGCGCGTTCTCGATGGGCGTGGGGGAGTACGTCTCGGTTGCCTCACAGGCGGATCTTGCGCGGGCTGAGATCGAGGTTGAGCGAACCGAGTTGCTGACCAACGCGCACGCGGAACGTGAAGAGTTGGCCCAGCTGTACATCGCGCGGGGCGTGGAACCCGAACTGGCCCGGGAAGTGGCCCGGCAGCTG
Encoded proteins:
- a CDS encoding LytR/AlgR family response regulator transcription factor, with amino-acid sequence MTTQLSVLAVDDEPPALDELVYSLRQCPAVGTIYAAHDAAEALRCLEHDDVDVVFLDVVMPGLDGLELAGVLNRFARAPAVVFVTAHEKYAVAAFGVQAVDYVLKPFDVHRLSAALARVTGRTSTANRDSGEQFATLAADLPGRTVLIDRSEVEWVEAAGDYVRVHTHDGHSYLVRVPLAVLAERWEPHGFARIHRSHLVALRAVREIATRDGQTSVLVGGHHLPVSRRHLRDFRERLFHGRAPREEAP
- a CDS encoding acetate uptake transporter — translated: MSTTVESGRLEHEQQTKVTGMPAPADPAPLGLAGFALTTFLLSAKNAGWTHGTDAWLGYAFAYGGLVQLLAGMWEFRNRNVFGATAFSTYGGFWIGLGLYVKLVAPTAQNGSQVSNDLAWILLAFLIFNSYMLLWSLWTNWAVFGVFLTLEVTELVLVIGNFNENSNAVKAGGVIGVITAAVAWYTSAAGVINGMVGRSLLPVGSPPAGNVGRAAPAVTPQPVPQR
- the acs gene encoding acetate--CoA ligase, whose translation is MVAADDRDTRADVPEVEVSEAQIAVHWREEPYYYPSAKFIAQANAGDPAILERFSEQNFPECFRVYADLLSWDAYWHTTLDTSNPPFWKWFVGGRLNACYNCVDRHLAASANKAAFIWVPEPENEPTLALTYQELYRRVNEFAALLRDFAGVKTGDRVTLHLPMVPELPIAMLACARLGAIHSQVFAGFSGAACGDRIADAESKVLITMDGYYRAGDLLDHKVKADEAVARAAQQGCTVEKVLVFRRHAGQYASKSPMVDGRDFFVDDILPQFRNKLVAPVSMPAESTLFLMYTSGTTGRPKGCQHSTGGYLSYVAGTSKYYLDIHPEDTYWCFADIGWITGHSYIVYGPLALGTTSVMYEGTPTYPDAGRPWRIAERLGVNIFHTSPTTIRMLRKVGPDEPAKYNYHFKLMTTVGEPIEPDVWRWYYDVIGKGEAVITDTWWQTETGGFLGCQLPALAPMKPGSCGPGVLGVFPVIYDENGEVVPPGSGRAGNMCIRNPWPGVFQGIWKQPERFVQTYYAKYCRNPESKDWRDWPYFSGDGAVQAADGYFRILGRVDDVINVAGHRLGTKELESATLTVPEIAEAAAVPVMDELRGRAVEMYVTLKPGVAASTEITEKVTKAIETEIGKIARPKSIWIVSDLPKTRSAKIMRRILAGISNFTDVGDTTTLANPEVVEEIRRAVQKAKIDRGEVPRQLTPEELEEIRAFGRVE
- the hisF gene encoding imidazole glycerol phosphate synthase subunit HisF, with amino-acid sequence MTATAPDGAQRLDAGVAIRVIPCLDVDAGRVVKGVNFVHLRDAGDPVELAAAYNAEGADELVFLDITASSGDRETMYDVVRRTAEQVFIPLTVGGGVRSVADFDRLLRAGADKVGVNTAAIADPRLLAEGADRFGAQCVVLSIDARRRPDMPSGFEVTTHGGRRSAELDAVEWAIRAVDLGAGEILLNSMDADGTQAGFDLELIRAVRSAVNVPIIASGGAGRAADFPPAIAAGANAVLAASVFHFGLLRIADVKDALRQAGYPVRDATSALRDPGPARHDPGPA
- the hisI gene encoding phosphoribosyl-AMP cyclohydrolase, translating into MTRRPSNLDPAIAARLKRDEHGLFPAVAQQYDTGEVLMVGWMDDEALHRTLTTGRCTYWSRSRQEYWVKGETSGHQQWVKSVALDCDGDTVLVKVDQIGAACHTGDRTCFDAGQLPAVVGEPPTPVGAGERQPASGTADAAP
- a CDS encoding anthranilate synthase component I produces the protein MTTLATRPPTDSGIRRLTRRLLADGETAIGLYRKLAGDRPGTFLLESAESGRSWSRYSFVGVRSAAVLTERGGRGHWLGTPPPGVPTDGDPLAVLAGTLDALRTPRDPQLPPLAGGLVGFIGYDMVRRLERLPQTTVDDLGLPELLLLLVTDLAVLDHYDGSVLLIANVLPGDSVDAAAARLDEMTSALRRPAPSTVTVVDQVPAREPLRRTASDEYCAWVERAREYIRAGDIFQVVLSQRFEMTTTASALDIYRVLRTRNPSPYLFLLRFEGFDVVGSSPEAHVTVKDGRATMHPIAGSNPRGATPEEDAALAAALLADPKERAEHVMLVDLARNDLGRVCAPGTVEVVDFMAVERYSHIMHLVSTVVGQVAPGRNALDVLTATFPAGTLSGAPKVRAMEIIEELEPTRRGLYGGVVGYVDFAGDLDTAIAIRTALLRDGTVYVQAGAGLVADSNPVREDQECCNKANTVLSAVTIAETLHPAG